The following proteins are encoded in a genomic region of Pseudomonas saponiphila:
- the ssuE gene encoding NADPH-dependent FMN reductase, giving the protein MLVVSLGGSPSQRSRSGVLLELAKRWLQQHGVEVVSYQVRDFPAEDLLHARFDSPKVIDLLQQIDQADGLLIATPVYKASFSGALKTLLDLLPERALSHKVVLPMATGGSIAHMLAVDYALKPVLSALKAQEMLQGIFAEDSQIAYGEGSVQPQLAEALELRLREALEQFHSAMARRPKPLDPHLLNERLLSARWSI; this is encoded by the coding sequence ATGCTGGTGGTCTCTCTCGGTGGCAGTCCCAGCCAACGCTCCCGTTCCGGGGTGTTGCTGGAGTTGGCCAAGCGCTGGTTACAGCAGCACGGCGTGGAAGTGGTCAGTTACCAGGTGCGGGACTTCCCGGCCGAGGATCTGCTCCACGCTCGCTTCGACAGCCCCAAGGTCATCGACTTGCTGCAACAGATCGACCAGGCCGATGGCCTGCTGATCGCCACGCCGGTGTACAAGGCGTCGTTTTCCGGGGCATTGAAAACCCTGCTCGACCTGCTGCCGGAGCGTGCCCTGAGCCACAAGGTGGTATTGCCCATGGCCACCGGCGGCAGCATCGCCCATATGCTGGCGGTGGACTACGCCCTCAAGCCCGTGCTCTCGGCGCTCAAGGCCCAGGAAATGCTCCAGGGCATCTTTGCCGAGGACAGCCAGATCGCCTATGGCGAAGGCAGTGTCCAGCCGCAGCTGGCCGAGGCCCTGGAACTGCGCCTGCGCGAGGCGTTGGAGCAGTTCCATAGCGCCATGGCGCGCCGCCCCAAGCCGCTGGACCCGCATCTGTTGAATGAACGTCTGTTGAGTGCTCGCTGGAGCATTTGA
- the argA gene encoding amino-acid N-acetyltransferase, with the protein MPEYVNWLRHASPYINAHRDCTFVVMLPGDGVEHPNFGNIVHDLVLLHSLGVRLVLVHGSRPQIEARLAARGLTPHYHHGLRITDAATLECVIDAVGQLRIAIEARLSMDMASSPMQGSRLRVASGNLVTARPIGVLEGVDFHHTGEVRRVDRKGINRLLDERSIVLLSPLGYSPTGETFNLACEDVATRAAIDLGADKLLLFGADPGLLDENGKLVRELRPQQVPAHLQRLGSNYQAELLDAAAEACRGGVGRSHIVSYAEDGALLTELFTRDGGGTLVAQEQFERVREAAIEDVGGLLDLISPLEEQGILVRRSREVLEREIEQFSVVEREGMIIACAALYQIADSDAGELACLAVNPEYRHGKRGDELLERIEARARAQGLKTLFVLTTRTAHWFRERGFVPSSVERLPSARASLYNYQRNSKIFEKAL; encoded by the coding sequence ATGCCCGAATACGTCAATTGGCTTCGCCATGCGTCTCCCTACATCAATGCTCACCGGGATTGCACCTTTGTGGTCATGCTCCCCGGCGACGGTGTTGAACACCCCAACTTCGGCAATATCGTTCACGACCTGGTGCTGCTGCACAGCCTGGGGGTGCGTCTGGTACTGGTGCACGGTTCCCGCCCGCAGATCGAAGCGCGCCTGGCGGCTCGTGGCCTGACCCCGCATTACCATCACGGCCTGCGCATCACTGATGCGGCGACCCTGGAGTGCGTGATCGACGCCGTCGGCCAGTTGCGCATTGCCATCGAGGCGCGGCTGTCCATGGACATGGCTTCGTCGCCGATGCAGGGCTCGCGGTTGCGGGTGGCCAGCGGCAACCTGGTGACGGCGCGGCCGATCGGCGTGCTGGAAGGCGTCGACTTCCACCACACCGGCGAAGTGCGTCGGGTCGATCGCAAGGGCATCAACCGCCTGCTGGATGAGCGCTCCATCGTGCTGCTGTCGCCCCTGGGTTATTCGCCCACCGGTGAAACCTTCAACCTGGCCTGCGAGGACGTGGCGACCCGTGCCGCCATCGACCTGGGGGCCGACAAGCTGCTGCTGTTCGGTGCCGACCCTGGGCTGCTGGATGAAAACGGCAAGCTGGTGCGTGAGCTGCGTCCGCAACAGGTGCCGGCCCATCTTCAGCGCCTGGGCAGCAACTACCAGGCCGAGCTGCTGGATGCCGCCGCCGAGGCTTGCCGTGGCGGGGTGGGGCGCAGCCATATCGTCAGCTATGCCGAAGATGGGGCGCTGTTGACCGAGCTTTTCACCCGTGATGGCGGCGGCACCCTGGTGGCCCAGGAGCAGTTCGAGCGGGTGCGCGAGGCGGCGATCGAAGACGTCGGCGGATTGCTGGATCTGATCAGTCCGCTGGAGGAGCAGGGCATCCTGGTGCGGCGTTCCCGCGAGGTGCTGGAGCGCGAGATCGAACAGTTCAGCGTGGTCGAGCGCGAGGGCATGATCATTGCCTGCGCGGCCTTGTACCAGATTGCCGATTCCGATGCCGGTGAACTGGCCTGTCTGGCGGTGAACCCGGAATATCGCCATGGCAAACGTGGCGATGAACTGTTGGAAAGGATCGAAGCCCGGGCCCGGGCCCAGGGCCTGAAAACCTTGTTCGTGCTCACCACCCGCACCGCGCACTGGTTCCGTGAGCGAGGTTTTGTGCCCAGCAGCGTCGAGCGCCTGCCTTCGGCCAGGGCTTCGCTGTACAACTATCAGCGCAACTCGAAGATCTTCGAGAAGGCTCTCTGA
- a CDS encoding inorganic triphosphatase, whose amino-acid sequence MQKETEIKLRVSRETLAALREHPLLKKRNKSGWERRELMNQYFDTPERDLARAKVALRLRRDGDAVIQTLKTSGQSVAGLSERNEYDWQLAKAKLDLKKLDGECWPEALADLDKKTLKPLFTTDFVRERAEIAWGRGKAKVVIEAALDLGQVIAGKHKEEICELELELREGEPAALLELAAELALTLPLMPCDISKAERGYRLFDAGSYSLSLPAPQLSAETPLDDAFAALAWHLLGSSQRLAEQYRFNGHWRLLQDWVDNLAELRALASSLGQAAPRQSTAELRSALDALLEDWRPLVQAGLDDEDVRKAAPEQFIEELQDVRWGLFSLNTSRWLLARSWTAERNTRGNRQGAAQLGSWLPRLLAEEATSLQLPRYQQQPEDLAEQLPRIERIQAWLHHARAALEIPELDRLYGELNKLAQLANEPITDEALDARKQQAIAVFQNRAWKTLLRL is encoded by the coding sequence ATGCAGAAAGAAACCGAAATCAAACTCCGCGTCAGCCGCGAAACCCTCGCCGCCCTGCGCGAGCACCCGCTCCTGAAAAAACGCAACAAAAGTGGCTGGGAACGCCGTGAGCTGATGAACCAGTACTTCGACACCCCAGAACGCGATCTGGCCCGGGCCAAAGTCGCCCTGCGCCTGCGCCGCGACGGTGATGCGGTGATCCAGACCCTCAAGACCAGCGGTCAGAGCGTCGCCGGCCTTTCCGAGCGCAACGAATACGACTGGCAACTGGCCAAGGCCAAGCTCGACCTGAAGAAGCTCGACGGCGAATGCTGGCCCGAAGCCCTCGCCGATCTGGACAAAAAGACCCTCAAGCCACTGTTCACCACCGACTTTGTCCGCGAGCGCGCAGAAATCGCCTGGGGCCGGGGCAAGGCCAAGGTGGTGATCGAAGCCGCTCTGGACCTGGGCCAGGTGATTGCCGGCAAGCACAAGGAAGAAATCTGCGAGCTGGAACTGGAACTGCGCGAAGGTGAACCGGCCGCGTTGCTGGAACTGGCTGCGGAACTGGCCCTCACCCTGCCGTTGATGCCCTGCGATATCAGCAAGGCCGAGCGCGGCTATCGCCTGTTCGATGCCGGCAGCTACTCCCTGAGCCTGCCGGCGCCACAGCTGAGTGCCGAAACCCCGCTGGACGACGCCTTCGCCGCCCTGGCCTGGCATCTGCTGGGCAGCAGCCAGCGCCTGGCCGAACAGTATCGCTTCAACGGCCACTGGCGCCTGCTGCAGGATTGGGTAGACAACCTCGCCGAACTGCGGGCCCTGGCCAGCAGCCTGGGCCAGGCCGCGCCGCGCCAGTCCACCGCCGAACTGCGCAGTGCCCTGGATGCCCTGCTGGAAGACTGGCGCCCGCTGGTGCAGGCCGGCCTCGACGATGAAGACGTGCGCAAGGCCGCACCGGAGCAATTCATCGAAGAGCTGCAGGACGTGCGCTGGGGCCTGTTCTCCCTGAATACTTCGCGCTGGCTGCTGGCCCGCTCCTGGACCGCCGAACGCAACACCCGTGGCAACCGCCAGGGCGCGGCGCAACTGGGCAGCTGGCTGCCACGCCTGCTGGCCGAAGAGGCCACCTCCCTGCAACTGCCGCGCTACCAGCAGCAGCCTGAAGACCTGGCCGAGCAACTGCCGCGGATCGAGCGCATCCAGGCCTGGTTGCACCACGCCCGCGCCGCCCTGGAGATCCCGGAGCTCGATCGCCTCTACGGTGAACTGAACAAACTGGCCCAACTGGCCAACGAACCAATCACCGACGAAGCCCTAGATGCTCGCAAGCAGCAAGCCATCGCGGTGTTCCAGAACCGCGCCTGGAAGACCCTGCTGCGCCTGTAA
- the argE gene encoding acetylornithine deacetylase: protein MPLPSLKEQFAALIAAPSVSCTQPALDQSNREVIDLLAGWLGDLGFNCDIQPVSPGKFNLLASYGSGPGGLVLAGHSDTVPFDSALWQSDPLKLTEVDGRWVGLGSCDMKGFFALIIEAVRPLLEQPFKQPLLILATCDEESSMAGARALAEAGRPLGRAAVIGEPTGLKPIRLHKGVMMERIDILGRSGHSSDPSLGRSALEAMHDAIGELRGLRLLWQREYRNPQFSVPQPTLNFGCIHGGDNPNRICGQCSLEFDLRPLPGMDPQMLREAIRQKLAPIAQRHEVQIDYAPLFPAVPPFEQPEDAELVRVAERLTGHRAEAVAFGTEAPYLQRLGCETLVLGPGDIACAHQPGEYLEMSRLQPTVHLLRELIEHYCLTPAQL from the coding sequence ATGCCATTGCCGTCCTTGAAGGAGCAGTTCGCCGCACTGATCGCCGCGCCGTCGGTGAGCTGCACCCAGCCTGCGCTGGACCAGTCCAACCGTGAGGTGATCGACTTGCTGGCCGGTTGGCTCGGCGACCTGGGGTTCAACTGCGATATCCAGCCGGTCAGCCCCGGCAAGTTCAACCTGCTGGCCAGCTACGGCAGTGGTCCTGGTGGACTGGTGCTGGCCGGGCACAGTGACACCGTGCCGTTCGACTCCGCGTTGTGGCAGAGCGATCCGCTGAAGCTGACCGAGGTCGACGGCCGCTGGGTCGGTCTGGGCAGTTGCGACATGAAGGGTTTTTTCGCCCTGATCATCGAAGCGGTGCGGCCGTTGCTGGAGCAGCCGTTCAAGCAGCCGCTGCTGATCCTGGCCACTTGCGACGAAGAGAGCTCCATGGCCGGGGCGCGGGCCCTGGCGGAAGCCGGGCGCCCTCTGGGGCGCGCGGCGGTGATCGGCGAACCCACCGGACTCAAGCCGATCCGCCTGCACAAGGGGGTGATGATGGAGCGCATCGACATCCTCGGGCGCAGCGGCCACTCCTCTGACCCGAGCCTGGGCCGCAGTGCTCTGGAAGCGATGCACGACGCCATCGGCGAGCTGCGCGGGCTCCGGCTGCTGTGGCAACGCGAGTATCGCAATCCGCAGTTCAGCGTGCCGCAGCCGACCCTGAACTTCGGCTGCATCCATGGCGGCGACAACCCCAATCGCATCTGTGGCCAGTGTTCCCTGGAGTTCGACCTGCGGCCCTTGCCGGGCATGGACCCGCAGATGTTGCGCGAGGCCATTCGTCAGAAGCTGGCGCCGATCGCCCAGCGCCATGAAGTGCAGATCGACTATGCCCCGCTGTTTCCTGCCGTGCCGCCGTTCGAGCAGCCCGAGGACGCCGAGTTGGTGCGGGTGGCTGAGCGGTTGACCGGGCATCGCGCCGAAGCAGTAGCGTTTGGCACCGAAGCGCCTTATCTTCAGCGCCTTGGCTGCGAGACCCTGGTGCTCGGTCCGGGTGATATCGCCTGTGCCCACCAGCCGGGGGAATACCTCGAAATGTCACGCTTGCAGCCTACCGTGCATCTATTGCGAGAGCTGATCGAGCATTACTGCCTGACACCGGCCCAATTGTAA
- a CDS encoding Lrp/AsnC family transcriptional regulator, which yields MQSELDAYDRRILALLQDDASLSSAQIAERVGLSQSPCWRRIQRMKDEGVIRGQVTLLDRKKIGLNTQIFAEIKLNAHGRSNFTEFTEAIRGFPEVLECYVLMGAVDFLLRIVTADIEAYERFFFEKLSMVPGIQEVNSIVALSEIKSTTSLPVLR from the coding sequence ATGCAAAGCGAGCTGGATGCCTACGATCGCCGGATCCTTGCGTTGCTGCAAGACGACGCGTCGCTTTCCAGTGCCCAGATTGCCGAACGGGTGGGGTTGTCCCAGTCGCCTTGCTGGCGGCGGATTCAGCGCATGAAGGATGAAGGGGTGATTCGCGGCCAGGTGACCTTGCTCGACCGCAAGAAGATTGGCCTGAACACGCAGATCTTTGCCGAGATCAAGCTCAACGCCCATGGCCGCTCCAACTTCACCGAGTTCACCGAAGCCATTCGCGGTTTTCCCGAGGTGCTGGAGTGTTATGTGCTGATGGGCGCGGTGGACTTCCTGTTGCGCATCGTGACGGCGGATATCGAGGCCTACGAGCGGTTCTTCTTCGAGAAGCTGTCCATGGTGCCTGGCATTCAGGAGGTGAACTCGATCGTCGCCCTGTCGGAGATCAAGTCCACCACCAGCCTGCCGGTATTGCGCTGA
- the ssuD gene encoding FMNH2-dependent alkanesulfonate monooxygenase has protein sequence MSLNIFWFLPTHGDGHYLGTAEGARAVDHAYLQQIAQAADRLGFGGVLIPTGRSCEDSWLVAASLIPVTQRLKFLVALRPGIISPTVAARQAATLDRLSGGRALFNLVTGGDPDELAGDGLFLDHEERYQASVEFTRIWRRVLEGETVDYDGQHISVKGAKLLYPPLQKPRPPLYFGGSSEAAQDLAAEQVEMVLTWGEPPAAVAEKIQQVRDKAAKLGRSVRFGIRLHVIVRETNAEAWQAAERLISHLDDDTIARAQASLARFDSVGQQRMAALHGGRRDRLEVSPNLWAGVGLVRGGAGTALVGDGPTVAARMKEYADLGIDTFIFSGYPHLEESYRVAELLFPHLDIERPKLPEAAGYVSPFGEMVANDIIPKAASQS, from the coding sequence ATGAGCCTCAACATCTTCTGGTTTCTGCCCACTCACGGCGACGGCCATTACCTTGGCACCGCCGAAGGCGCTCGCGCCGTGGATCATGCCTACCTGCAACAGATCGCCCAGGCCGCCGACCGCCTGGGCTTTGGTGGCGTGCTGATTCCCACCGGACGCTCCTGCGAGGATTCCTGGCTGGTGGCGGCTTCGCTGATTCCGGTGACCCAGCGCCTGAAGTTCCTGGTCGCCCTGCGCCCCGGGATCATTTCCCCGACGGTGGCGGCGCGCCAGGCTGCGACCCTGGATCGGCTGTCCGGTGGCCGGGCGCTGTTCAACCTGGTGACCGGTGGCGATCCGGACGAGCTGGCCGGTGACGGCCTGTTCCTCGACCATGAAGAGCGTTACCAGGCCTCTGTGGAGTTCACCCGTATCTGGCGCCGGGTGCTGGAAGGCGAAACCGTGGATTACGACGGCCAGCACATCAGTGTGAAGGGCGCCAAGCTGCTCTATCCGCCACTGCAAAAACCCCGTCCGCCGCTGTATTTCGGCGGCTCTTCGGAAGCCGCCCAGGACCTGGCCGCCGAGCAGGTGGAGATGGTCCTGACCTGGGGCGAGCCACCGGCCGCCGTGGCCGAGAAGATCCAGCAGGTGCGCGACAAGGCCGCCAAGCTCGGACGCAGCGTGCGCTTCGGCATCCGCCTGCACGTGATCGTGCGGGAAACCAATGCCGAAGCCTGGCAGGCCGCCGAACGCCTGATTTCCCATCTGGACGACGACACCATCGCCCGGGCTCAGGCATCCCTGGCGCGCTTCGATTCGGTTGGCCAGCAGCGCATGGCGGCCCTGCATGGTGGTCGTCGCGACCGGTTGGAAGTCAGCCCCAATCTCTGGGCCGGCGTCGGTCTGGTACGTGGCGGTGCCGGCACCGCTCTGGTGGGAGACGGCCCTACGGTGGCGGCGCGGATGAAAGAGTACGCGGACCTGGGCATCGATACCTTCATCTTCTCCGGTTATCCACACCTGGAAGAGTCCTATCGCGTGGCCGAGTTACTGTTCCCGCACCTGGATATCGAACGGCCCAAACTGCCTGAAGCGGCCGGTTACGTCAGCCCGTTCGGGGAGATGGTCGCCAACGACATCATTCCCAAAGCCGCGTCCCAGAGCTGA
- the ssuC gene encoding aliphatic sulfonate ABC transporter permease SsuC, with product MNGQRIVQRLAPWGLPLLLLAVWQLSVSAGWLSTRILPAPSAVIEAGISLVRSGDIWTHLAISGWRAGLGFVIGGGIGLALGFITGLSKWGERLLDSSVQMIRNVPHLALIPLVILWFGIDESAKIFLVALGTLFPIYLNTYHGIRNVDPALVEMARSYGLSGFALFRQVILPGALPSILVGVRFALGFMWLTLIVAETISASSGIGYLAMNAREFLQTDVVVLAIVMYAVLGKLADLAARGLERVWLRWHPAYQVAKGDAQ from the coding sequence ATGAATGGACAACGCATAGTGCAGCGTCTGGCGCCCTGGGGCCTGCCCTTGCTACTGCTCGCGGTGTGGCAGCTGTCGGTGTCGGCGGGGTGGCTCTCGACCCGCATCCTGCCGGCCCCCAGCGCGGTGATCGAAGCCGGGATCAGTCTGGTACGCAGCGGTGATATCTGGACCCACCTGGCCATCAGTGGCTGGCGCGCGGGGCTGGGGTTTGTCATCGGTGGCGGTATCGGCCTGGCCCTGGGCTTCATCACCGGCCTGTCGAAGTGGGGCGAGCGGCTGCTGGACAGCTCGGTGCAGATGATCCGCAACGTGCCGCACCTGGCGCTGATTCCGCTGGTGATCCTGTGGTTCGGCATCGATGAGTCGGCGAAGATTTTCCTGGTGGCCCTGGGCACCCTGTTTCCCATCTACCTCAACACCTACCACGGCATCCGCAACGTCGATCCGGCGCTGGTGGAGATGGCGCGCAGCTATGGCCTGTCCGGCTTTGCGCTGTTTCGCCAGGTGATCCTGCCGGGGGCCTTGCCCTCGATCCTGGTGGGCGTGCGCTTTGCCCTGGGCTTCATGTGGCTGACCCTGATCGTCGCCGAAACCATCTCCGCCAGCTCGGGCATCGGCTACCTGGCGATGAACGCCCGGGAATTCCTACAGACCGACGTGGTGGTGCTGGCCATCGTCATGTACGCAGTGCTCGGCAAGCTGGCGGATCTGGCCGCGCGTGGCCTGGAACGGGTCTGGCTGCGCTGGCATCCGGCCTACCAAGTGGCCAAGGGGGATGCCCAATGA
- a CDS encoding sulfonate ABC transporter substrate-binding protein: MRPVILRRGLVALFAAAVSFGAIVQAQAETLRIGYQKYGTLVLLKAKGTLEKRLAQQGVDVKWTEFPGGPQLLEGLNVGSIDFGVTGETPPVFAQAAGADLLYVAYEPPAPHSEAILVPKDSPIKSVQDLKGKKVVLNKGSNVHYLLVRALEDAGLKYSDIQTVFLPPADARAAFERGSVDAWVIWDPYQAAAEQQLQARTLRDGSGIVDNHQFYLATKPYAQQHPEVIKALVEEVRAVGEWSKANPQEVTEQVAPLLGLSTDITLTSVKRQGYGAGFLTPEVIAAQQKIADSFYQLKLIPKPLSIKDVIWTPTAAVAKAP; the protein is encoded by the coding sequence ATGCGCCCTGTTATTTTGCGTCGCGGTCTGGTCGCTCTGTTTGCTGCGGCTGTGTCCTTCGGCGCCATCGTTCAAGCTCAAGCCGAAACCCTGCGTATCGGTTATCAGAAGTACGGCACCCTGGTGCTGCTCAAGGCCAAGGGCACCCTGGAAAAGCGCCTGGCGCAGCAAGGCGTGGACGTGAAGTGGACCGAGTTTCCCGGTGGTCCGCAGTTGCTGGAAGGGCTGAACGTCGGTTCCATCGACTTCGGCGTGACCGGCGAAACCCCGCCGGTGTTCGCCCAGGCCGCCGGTGCCGATCTGCTCTACGTGGCCTACGAACCTCCGGCGCCCCATAGCGAGGCGATCCTGGTGCCCAAGGACTCGCCGATCAAGTCGGTGCAGGACCTCAAGGGCAAGAAAGTGGTGCTGAACAAGGGCTCCAACGTTCATTACCTGCTGGTCCGTGCCCTGGAAGACGCCGGCCTCAAGTACAGCGACATCCAGACCGTGTTCCTGCCCCCGGCCGATGCCCGCGCTGCGTTCGAGCGCGGCAGCGTCGACGCCTGGGTCATCTGGGACCCCTACCAGGCGGCGGCTGAGCAGCAACTGCAGGCGCGCACCCTGCGCGACGGCAGCGGCATCGTCGACAACCACCAGTTCTACCTGGCGACCAAACCCTACGCACAGCAGCACCCAGAAGTGATCAAGGCCCTGGTGGAAGAGGTACGGGCGGTGGGCGAGTGGTCCAAGGCCAACCCGCAGGAGGTCACCGAGCAGGTGGCGCCGCTGCTCGGCCTGTCCACTGACATCACCCTGACCTCGGTGAAGCGCCAGGGCTACGGCGCGGGCTTCCTGACTCCGGAGGTGATCGCCGCGCAGCAGAAAATCGCCGACAGCTTCTATCAGCTCAAGCTGATTCCCAAGCCGCTGAGCATCAAAGACGTGATCTGGACGCCCACCGCCGCCGTGGCCAAAGCGCCGTAA
- a CDS encoding peroxiredoxin → MSLRLGDIAPDFEQDSSAGKIRFHEWLGDSWGVLFSHPADFTPVCTTELGFTAKLKDEFAQRGVKAIALSVDPVDSHHKWIEDINETQNTRVNFPILADADRKVSDLYDLIHPNASDTLTVRSLFIIDPNKKIRLTITYPASTGRNFHEILRVIDSLQLTDNYKVATPANWQDGDEVVIVPSLKDEDEIKRRFPKGYRAVKPYLRLTPQPNR, encoded by the coding sequence ATGAGCCTCAGACTGGGCGACATCGCCCCCGACTTCGAACAGGATTCCAGTGCCGGCAAGATTCGTTTCCACGAGTGGCTGGGCGACAGCTGGGGCGTGCTGTTTTCCCATCCGGCGGACTTCACTCCTGTGTGCACCACCGAGCTGGGCTTCACTGCCAAGCTCAAGGACGAATTCGCCCAGCGCGGGGTGAAAGCCATTGCCCTGTCGGTGGACCCGGTGGACTCCCATCACAAGTGGATCGAGGACATCAACGAAACCCAGAACACCCGGGTCAACTTCCCGATCCTGGCGGACGCCGATCGCAAGGTGTCGGACCTCTACGACCTGATCCACCCCAATGCCAGCGACACCTTGACCGTGCGTTCGCTATTCATCATCGACCCGAACAAGAAGATCCGCCTGACCATCACCTATCCAGCCAGCACCGGGCGCAACTTCCATGAAATTCTCCGGGTGATCGATTCGCTGCAACTCACCGACAACTACAAGGTGGCCACGCCGGCCAACTGGCAGGACGGTGACGAAGTGGTGATCGTGCCTTCGCTCAAGGACGAGGACGAGATCAAGCGCCGCTTTCCCAAAGGCTATCGCGCAGTGAAGCCCTACCTGCGCCTGACTCCACAACCCAACCGCTGA
- a CDS encoding OprD family porin, with amino-acid sequence MNKSTLALAVAVGVLAQQAGAAGFIEDSKATLGLRNFYINTDNRDGDTKAAKAQNKQEEWGQGFIFNFTSGYTEGTVGFGLDAIGLLGVRLDSGGGTNGATTTSAGGTIFPTHSSSGKNAQAVNDYSSLGLTGKVKVSQTELKIGTLQPNNPVIKYNDGRLLPQTFQGGQITSNEIKDLTLTAGQIEHAKGRNSSNNEGLSIAGANASSNYDAGKFSNKFYYAGADYKITKDLTASYYYGELKDFYSQNFLGLVHNWSIGPGVLKSDLRYYRSRDNGSNGDTAAYYTTGYYPDKGLSAITKGKVDNNLYSYLALYSVEGHTFGGGYQYSNGDSDFPWLNQGDGSSNSTITDMQIQKFARAGERTWQARYAYDFAKVGVPGLTAGIIYLRGNNIDTAGKVGAAQKLTLGTGGTEWERDLTLSYVVPQGPLKNLGLTWKNAMWRNDIPGQRDQDENRLIVSYSIPLK; translated from the coding sequence ATGAACAAGTCCACCTTGGCCCTGGCTGTGGCCGTAGGGGTTTTGGCGCAGCAGGCAGGCGCCGCCGGTTTCATCGAAGACAGCAAGGCCACCTTGGGGCTGCGTAACTTCTATATCAATACCGATAACCGTGATGGTGATACCAAAGCCGCCAAAGCCCAGAACAAGCAGGAAGAATGGGGCCAAGGCTTCATCTTCAACTTCACCTCTGGCTACACCGAAGGCACCGTAGGTTTCGGTCTGGACGCTATCGGCTTGCTGGGCGTGCGCCTGGATTCCGGTGGCGGCACCAACGGCGCAACCACCACATCTGCTGGCGGCACCATTTTCCCGACTCACTCCTCCAGCGGCAAAAACGCTCAAGCGGTGAACGACTACTCCAGCCTGGGCCTGACCGGCAAGGTCAAGGTTTCCCAGACCGAGCTGAAGATCGGCACCCTGCAACCGAACAACCCGGTGATCAAGTACAACGACGGTCGTCTGTTGCCACAAACCTTCCAGGGCGGCCAGATCACTTCGAACGAGATCAAGGACCTGACCCTGACCGCAGGTCAGATCGAGCACGCCAAAGGGCGTAACTCGAGCAACAACGAAGGCCTGTCCATCGCCGGTGCCAACGCCAGCTCCAACTACGATGCCGGCAAGTTCAGCAACAAGTTCTACTACGCTGGTGCGGACTACAAGATCACCAAGGATCTGACCGCTTCGTACTACTACGGTGAGCTGAAAGACTTCTACTCGCAGAACTTCCTGGGCCTGGTACACAACTGGTCCATCGGTCCTGGCGTGCTGAAAAGCGACCTGCGCTACTACCGCAGCCGCGACAACGGCTCCAACGGCGACACTGCTGCCTACTACACCACTGGCTACTACCCGGACAAAGGCCTGTCGGCAATCACCAAGGGCAAGGTTGACAACAACCTGTACAGCTACCTGGCCCTGTACTCGGTTGAAGGTCACACCTTCGGTGGCGGCTACCAGTACAGCAACGGTGACAGCGACTTCCCTTGGCTGAACCAGGGTGACGGTTCGTCCAACAGCACCATCACCGACATGCAGATCCAGAAGTTCGCCCGTGCCGGCGAGCGTACCTGGCAGGCTCGCTACGCCTATGACTTCGCCAAGGTTGGCGTGCCTGGCCTGACCGCCGGCATCATCTACCTGCGCGGCAACAACATCGACACCGCCGGTAAAGTCGGTGCTGCTCAGAAGCTCACTCTGGGCACTGGCGGCACCGAGTGGGAACGCGACCTGACCCTGTCCTACGTGGTTCCGCAAGGTCCGCTGAAGAACCTGGGTCTGACCTGGAAAAACGCCATGTGGCGTAACGACATTCCGGGCCAGCGCGACCAGGACGAAAACCGTCTGATCGTCAGCTACTCGATCCCGTTGAAGTAA